From Heteronotia binoei isolate CCM8104 ecotype False Entrance Well chromosome 12, APGP_CSIRO_Hbin_v1, whole genome shotgun sequence, the proteins below share one genomic window:
- the EGR3 gene encoding early growth response protein 3: MTGKLLEKLPGTMNTLMNQLPDNLYPEEIPNSLNLFAGNGEASVPHYNNQMAADNVMDIGLANDKPSQDLSSYSGSFQPAPGGNKTVTYLGKFAFDSPSNWCQDNIISLMSAGILGVPPPPSSSSALASSTQASTGSMVQVQSQAEVEGMYPALPPYSTCSDLYPGEPFHDPQGNAGLPYSPQDYQAGAKAGALDGNLFPMIPDYNLYHHPNELGGLPEHKPFQNLDPIRVNPPPITPLETIKAFKDKQIHPGFGGLPPQQPHQPPLTLKPIRPRKYPNRPSKTPLHERPHACPADGCDRRFSRSDELTRHLRIHTGHKPFQCRICMRSFSRSDHLTTHIRTHTGEKPFACEFCGRKFARSDERKRHAKIHLKQKEKKADKAAASANPAAAAAAASPPVSLPPPVVTTCA; the protein is encoded by the exons ATGACAGGCAAACTCTTGGAGAAGCTGCCGGGGACCATGAACACTTTGATGAACCAGTTGCCTGACAATTTGTACCCAGAGGAGATCCCCAACTCTCTCAACCTCTTCGCCGGCAACGGGGAGGCGTCGGTGCCTCACTACAATAACCAGATGGCGGCAG ATAATGTTATGGATATTGGCTTAGCCAACGACAAGCCCAGCCAGGACCTGTCGTCGTACTCGGGCTCCTTCCAGCCCGCCCCGGGGGGCAACAAGACGGTGACCTACCTGGGCAAGTTCGCCTTCGACTCGCCGTCCAACTGGTGCCAGGACAACATCATCAGCCTGATGAGCGCGGGCATCCTGGGGGTGCCGCCGCCGCCGTCCTCCTCCAGTGCCCTCGCCAGCAGCACGCAGGCCTCGACGGGCAGCATGGTGCAGGTGCAGAGCCAGGCCGAGGTGGAGGGCATGTACCCGGCGCTGCCCCCCTACTCCACCTGCAGTGACCTTTACCCGGGCGAGCCCTTCCACGACCCGCAGGGCAACGCCGGCCTGCCCTACTCGCCGCAGGATTACCAGGCCGGGGCCAAGGCCGGCGCCCTCGACGGCAACCTCTTCCCCATGATCCCGGACTACAACCTCTACCACCACCCCAACGAGCTGGGCGGCCTCCCCGAGCACAAACCCTTCCAGAACCTGGACCCCATCCGGGTCAACCCGCCGCCCATCACCCCGCTGGAGACCATCAAAGCCTTCAAGGACAAGCAGATCCACCCGGGCTTCGGCGGCCTGCCGCCCCAGCAGCCCCACCAGCCGCCGCTCACCCTCAAGCCCATCCGGCCGCGCAAGTACCCCAACCGGCCCAGCAAGACGCCCCTGCACGAGCGGCCGCACGCCTGCCCCGCCGACGGCTGCGACCGCCGCTTCTCCCGCTCCGACGAGCTCACGCGGCACCTGCGCATCCACACGGGCCACAAGCCCTTCCAGTGCCGCATCTGCATGCGCAGCTTCAGCCGCAGCGACCACCTCACCACCCACATCCGCACGCACACGGGCGAGAAGCCCTTCGCCTGCGAGTTCTGCGGCCGCAAGTTCGCCCGCTCCGACGAGCGCAAGCGCCACGCCAAGATCCACCTcaagcagaaggagaagaaggccGACAAGGCCGCCGCCAGCGCCaaccccgccgccgccgccgccgccgcctcgccGCCCGTCTCGCTGCCCCCCCCGGTGGTCACCACCTGCGCGTGA